CGGAGCGACAGCCGAGGGAAATACGGAATCCTGCAGTATGGATAAAACGCCCGACGATCGTCCCTCGCTCGAAAGAATCATGGAAAAGCTATCTTGCTTGGATAACAGAATAGAGGAACATTTCGGTGGGCTAAAATCTGATATTTCGATTTTAAGACACGAACTTAAAGAAGAGATCGAAGGCGTTAAAAGCACCTTGACAGGGGTAGAGAAATCACTTGAATCCGTGTGGAATGTCATCGCAGACCTACAAGCAGAATCTAAGTCTCACGCAGACTTCAAGAAAACCTACCAAAGCAGTTTGGataatgtaaaaagtgaacTGGCTATGGCTTCATCAAAGAATGCCAAGCTCGAGACCGAAATTGACGCCTTGAAAGTAAGATTTTTGGAGGAGCAGGAGAAAGTAATTGCCCTTGAAAATTATTCCCGGCGGGAAAATCTACGTTTCATGAACGTACCAGAACAAGAAGGTGAAAACTGTGCGAACATTATTAACGATATCATCGAAAACGAGCTAAACATGGATGTTGAGAATCTTCAATTCCATGCAATTCATAGAGTGGGAAAACGGCGTTCGTCGGATGAGACATCGAAAGCTTATCCAAGGCCAATCATTGCCCGTTTTCTGTGCAGAGAGGACAGAGATATGGTACTAAAAGCGAAGGGAAGGCTGCGAAACTCTTCACAATATGAAAACGTGTATATTACTCAAGACTTCGCCAAAGCTATTCAAATGGAGAGAAAAGTTTTAATCAAGGCTATGTTTCTGGCCCGCAAGAAAGGTATGAAAGCAAAGGTGGTAGACAGAAACTTGGTGGTAAATAACAATGTTTATAACGTAGATAACATCCCGGATAATCTGAAGGAATCTAGCACCCTTAATTCGAATTCTAGCTGAACGATCTTTCAACGCTTTATTAGTTATACGTACAGGACGCAAACAAACTCCCCAGCGCTACTGAATTTCCCTTAGATGTTTTCGCTTAGCTGGCATCGGTCCTCGTCCAAACCAAATGTAAattttagtttatttcttttttgtttaacttGTATATCTTTCTTGTTAGGTGTTAATTGTTTTGCTGCCTTTGTGTCCTCCTACcctttttgccttttgtctCCACTTTATAATCATCACCTTCACTTTAAATGATGAACTAGTTATTTGCTCCTTGAATGTGAGGGGCCTGTCCAACCCCCTAAAAAGGCGGGAAACTTTCCGTTGGCTTAAGATGAAAAaatatggaattttttttcttcaagaggTCCACtgtactaaagaaaaagaatcccttTGGACGTCGGAGTGGGGCTTCACCGCTTTTTTTAGTAGCTTTTCCAGTGCAAGCGCCGGAGTCTGTATACTATTTAATAACTTTCAATTTGAAATAATCAGGAAATTTTCTGATCAAGAAGGAAGATATATTATCATAGACATGAAAATAGATAACAAGATTTTAACTTTAGTTAACATTTATGCACCGAACAATGACAATCctacttttttccaaaatcttcTCGATCGAATCCTCTCTTTTGAATGTGAAGAAGTTATTATGGGAGGCGACTTTAATCTGGTCATGGACGTTCAGAAGGACAAAAAAGGAGGAAACGCGACAACGCATAGAAATTCGCTCAAAGAAGTCCAGAACATAGCGAACTCACTAGACCTGATAGACGTGTGGCGAACCCTAAATCCAGACGGTAAGCGTTTCACCTGGCGGAGAACTAAACCTGAAGTGCACTGTCGTCTCGACTATTTTATGATAAGTTCAAGCTTAACCACAGCAATCACAAATGCAGATATTTTACCGGGCTATAAGACCGTTCATTCCCTCATTACAATCCACCTTGCTAGTAATAGTAACCCCAGAGGCCCGGGCTTCTGGAAACTCAATACATCTTTTCTGTTGGACAGTGAGTATAttgagttaattaaaaaaaactatcgatGAAGTTGCAGAGGAGTACAGAAACAATGATGATGTAGATGCTATCCTCCTCTGGGACACTATGAAGATGCAGATTCGCTCTAGCTCGCTAAAAtatgcaagagaaaaaaaggctaaaattaaatcaaaggaaaatactTTAGAATCTGACATATCTTCCCTTCGTAAAAAACTTGAAGAGGAAAATCCATCCGATCCTGTCAAAAGCGAAATCTACAAGGAACTAGACATCAAAACTCTTCAGCTAGAAAAGATCGCCCAGTATCAAACTCGTGGAGCTATTTTAAGATCAAAAGCTCGTTGGTATAATGAGGGAGAGAAAAACACTAAGTACTTCTTAAATATGCAGAAACggcacttcaataaaaaaacgaTCAAACAACTTCAATCGGATAAGAAAGGTGTCATCAACACGGATGACCAAATTTTGCAAGAGGCAAAATCCTTCTATCAAAACCTATACTCTTCTCTTTATGATCAGCCAAACCTAAGCAACGacgatatttttttcccaaaaaatttcacagaagGACTTGATGAACAGTCGAAAAACGAATGTGAAGGCCTTTTAACGGATGTAGAGTGTTTAGAGAGCTTAAAAACGATGGCTTCAAATAAAAGTCCAGGCACTGACGGGCTTCCAGCGGAATTTTATAAGGTCTTTTGGGATTACGTAAAGCCCTTTTTACTAAACGCCCTCAACTGTAGCTATACAAATGGACATTTATCAATCACGCAGCGAAGAGGTCTGATTACTCTTGttcctaagaaaaataaacctGCCAATCTTCTGAAAAACTGGAGACCAATTACCCTTCTTAACTGTTTACCTCCTATCATCTTTACCATCGCCTCCAGGCGTTATCAAGGAGATTAATTGTCTTTTATATGATTTCCTCTGGGACAGCAAGGG
The genomic region above belongs to Porites lutea chromosome 12, jaPorLute2.1, whole genome shotgun sequence and contains:
- the LOC140953680 gene encoding uncharacterized protein, translating into MSKRNQRSSSSSSTQSRPSPKRNKLLGATAEGNTESCSMDKTPDDRPSLERIMEKLSCLDNRIEEHFGGLKSDISILRHELKEEIEGVKSTLTGVEKSLESVWNVIADLQAESKSHADFKKTYQSSLDNVKSELAMASSKNAKLETEIDALKVRFLEEQEKVIALENYSRRENLRFMNVPEQEGENCANIINDIIENELNMDVENLQFHAIHRVGKRRSSDETSKAYPRPIIARFLCREDRDMVLKAKGRLRNSSQYENVYITQDFAKAIQMERKVLIKAMFLARKKGMKAKVVDRNLVVNNNVYNVDNIPDNLKESSTLNSNSS